The genome window GGAAATTTGGATAAATCTCTGAATGATTTGATGATTGTTAGATTATTAGATCTTAATTATTTGTGAACAAGCTTTGATGATAATTCGAATTTGGCAAAAAAGTGTTAGAATTGTCGATTTGTTAGGAACAAGATTGAACAGGAAATGACTGATTTAAAGCCCATGTTTTGGTGTTGAATGTGCAAAGGAAAATGATATATCAGTTTTCAAAGATCATCAAGTAGACAAGAGCTTTGGCACATGTCTTGCACGGACAATTCAATATAGGGTCTACCATTTGATTGTCTGCGAGTAATAGGGCCCTTGCAGTTCTCTACCGCAATAGCTTCTTTGTCTAATATGCTATCTTTTAAGCCTCTTGAAGATGGGGGTAGAcgcaaaaacagaaaataaaggaaccaaaatttgaaactataTATTGGCAACTTTGGCCTACATATACAATGTTTTCATGAAGAACTATAAAACTGGTAATCAATGGTTAACATTTACAAATGATGGTGTATAACATTCATGAGCCGTTTATATTTTGCATAAATGAGCTATactttacacacaaaaaaagaagtctaTGAACCAAAAACTATCAAAATCATATTGGGAGGTTCATTTTGATTTTGCAGTTCACACACAGAGAGGGCAAGAGAGAGCGCACCTTAGGAGATGGATAATCAAGCTTTCCATTGTGTGCCTCGAGATCCGTACGTGTGTTTTCACGGGACTGTGTTGATCTTGTCCTCATAAGCCTTTCAAAGATAGCCATGACTAGGAACATTGAGATGAGAATAGCAGTGGCCACGAACCCAAATGACATCGCATTGACTGAGTTGTACAAGTGTCTCCAttgctcctctctctctccgtttAATGGATCCACTATTGGTGCTAGTGCTACTTCACCGCCAC of Quercus lobata isolate SW786 chromosome 8, ValleyOak3.0 Primary Assembly, whole genome shotgun sequence contains these proteins:
- the LOC115957583 gene encoding uncharacterized protein LOC115957583, translating into MGGGEVALAPIVDPLNGEREEQWRHLYNSVNAMSFGFVATAILISMFLVMAIFERLMRTRSTQSRENTRTDLEAHNGKLDYPSPKMTVYAKGVSVLMPGEEIPTFIAHPAPAPCPSERMSLPLHQHNSLSFCPASRSLPS